The Shewanella pealeana ATCC 700345 genome contains the following window.
TTAAAAACTTTAAGTTAGCGATGGAGTTTACTAACAAGCTTGCCGACTTAGCCGAAGCCGATTTCCATCATCCCGGCATTTTAACTGAATGGGGTAAGGTGACGGTAACTTGGTGGTCGCATTCAATAAAGGGTCTACATAAGAACGATTTTATCATGGCAGCCAAGACTGACACGTTATTTCAATAAGCTTGTAGATCTTTAAAGGCTAAAAGTACTGTTATATTATGGAGTAATTACACTAAACCTCCAGCATTGCAGGCGTGTTAGTACAGCTGGCACGCTTTTATTTTCTTTATGTTACAAATCCTCTGTAAACAAGTCTTGCCACAGCAAAGATAAACTTCTAACGTATAGTCGATTACAGAAGTGGATGTTGCTTTTAAGCTGCCCCCTAAACCGTGCGAATTCCCTTCTGATGGTTGTTTTATCCCAATAACGAGTATTTAGAAAAGGGAATTGCAATAGTATGCGCTTGGAAGTCAGCTGTTTAGACCGAGTGGGTCTCGCCAAAGATATCTTATTGATTATGGAAGACTATGGGATTAATTTGTTTGCTATTGACGCAAGCAACCAAGGTTTTCTTTATCTACAATTTGCTGAAGTGAGTTTCGATACTCTCAGTGAATTGCTCCCCCTTATACGAAAAGTA
Protein-coding sequences here:
- a CDS encoding 4a-hydroxytetrahydrobiopterin dehydratase, which produces MTELAQMKCEACQADAPKVTDEELAQLIAKIPDWGVEVRGGVMQLERVYKFKNFKLAMEFTNKLADLAEADFHHPGILTEWGKVTVTWWSHSIKGLHKNDFIMAAKTDTLFQ